In Micromonospora purpureochromogenes, a single window of DNA contains:
- a CDS encoding barstar family protein has product MDAPHLPPWLELTADPIADPTAGTVVVPGADARSRADLFGLLAQALDLPEWFGRNWDALADCLLDSDDAGPLALRVDDAEQLLADEPPAQFATLLQVCDDVWSHGRYPFRLVLRTTGERLPALRRRVAAATA; this is encoded by the coding sequence ATGGACGCGCCCCACCTGCCACCGTGGCTGGAGCTGACCGCCGACCCCATCGCCGACCCGACCGCCGGCACCGTCGTCGTGCCGGGCGCCGACGCCCGCAGCCGCGCGGACCTGTTCGGGCTGCTCGCGCAGGCCCTCGATTTGCCCGAGTGGTTCGGGCGCAACTGGGACGCGCTGGCCGACTGCCTGCTCGACTCCGACGACGCCGGCCCGCTCGCCCTGCGGGTCGACGACGCCGAGCAACTCCTCGCCGACGAGCCGCCCGCGCAGTTCGCCACCCTGCTCCAGGTCTGCGACGACGTGTGGTCGCACGGCCGGTACCCGTTCCGGCTCGTCCTGCGCACCACCGGCGAGCGGCTGCCCGCGCTGCGCCGCCGCGTCGCCGCCGCGACGGCCTGA
- a CDS encoding HD domain-containing protein, giving the protein MEFPPYLATMPMHAITEIHGEPGLLERFRLEIRAFDPAARERLGAALDLAAELHRDDRRVREPYLNHLLRVAIRMMHHYQVRDVDVIVAGLLHDAVEDHPGELAGTDVADPTAAALATLAARFGPRVARLVGAVTNPEYDPDRDRNAQYREHVAASLDREPWARVIKVSDFTDNGVGVVYTIGPKVARSAAKYRPLVPVFRDLISRPDTPLSAPVKRHIFAQLDLAEERFSAILDQPN; this is encoded by the coding sequence ATGGAGTTCCCGCCGTACCTCGCCACCATGCCGATGCACGCGATCACCGAGATCCACGGCGAACCCGGCCTGCTGGAACGGTTCCGGCTGGAGATCCGGGCGTTCGACCCGGCCGCGCGGGAGCGGCTCGGCGCCGCCCTCGACCTCGCCGCCGAACTGCACCGCGACGACCGGCGGGTGCGCGAGCCGTACCTCAACCACCTGCTGCGGGTGGCGATCCGGATGATGCACCACTACCAGGTGCGCGACGTGGACGTGATCGTCGCCGGCCTGCTGCACGACGCGGTGGAGGACCATCCGGGCGAGCTGGCCGGCACCGACGTCGCCGACCCGACGGCGGCGGCGCTGGCCACGCTGGCCGCGCGCTTCGGCCCGCGCGTCGCCCGGCTGGTCGGTGCGGTCACCAACCCGGAGTACGACCCCGACCGCGACCGCAACGCCCAGTACCGGGAGCACGTGGCGGCCAGCCTGGACCGGGAGCCCTGGGCGCGGGTGATCAAGGTGTCCGACTTCACCGACAACGGGGTGGGCGTGGTCTACACCATCGGGCCGAAGGTGGCCCGGTCGGCGGCGAAGTACCGGCCGCTGGTGCCCGTCTTCCGCGACCTGATCAGCCGGCCCGACACCCCGCTGTCGGCGCCGGTGAAGCGACACATCTTCGCCCAGCTGGACCTGGCCGAGGAGCGGTTCAGCGCGATCCTCGACCAGCCCAACTAG